Within the Vanacampus margaritifer isolate UIUO_Vmar chromosome 8, RoL_Vmar_1.0, whole genome shotgun sequence genome, the region gTCTCATAGAATTGGAGGAAACAGAGCAAGTCCTTTTGGTCTCTGGTGCGGAATGAGGGTCTGAAAGGCTCTGGATGACTGAGAGGGAAAAGAGTGCCAGGGATCGCCGTCAGAGAAAAGTTCGTATTTGCTGTCCCAAAGGTGATTCATTAGAGATGTTTACCTAATGGTCTTAAGACTTTCCTGTCTGCCTTAGCAAATTGATGCTGTTTGGGCTGACAGGTGCCcagctgcatttttttcttcttccattttgTCAGGTGGAAGGAATTCCATGAGGCTGCGTTAGAGGTTACGTAAGCATGCACATACTGTAACTGTATGTAAGCTTATTAGTGATAGTACATATGCAAAACGTCTGGAAGTTCCAGACGTGCAGTCTTCCCCTCCTCAAGTCTCCCTCAGAAGCGGCCTGGACAAAAGAGGCTTTATCCTTTCTCTGGTTCTCCAAACacagcattctttttttttctgaactcTTGATTTCCTGCCTTACAAAATTTCTGCTCACTCACCAGAACCAAATAAGAATTGTTAGATTATGGAAAAGTGAGTACAACAAAATTGAAGAATGCTATGATTTATTATGAGAAGATATTATGAGGATTTATGGATCAATATTCTATGAATGTACTATTTACTGATAGGACTTAACATTAGGTATCCTATCACAAATTAATGTGATCAAATAGGAAGATATTACTGCTCAGTTTTGATTTCCACTACATtaaagcaaaattaaaattaatttaaaaaaataataataataataaattaaatagacACATTTTTCTTATTGTCATTGTAGAGTTCAGTATTTAGTATGGATaccacttatatatatatatatattgtaatgaCATTTCTCCTTAAAAgataataaatattgaaatgCTTTGGTTGCATACACCTGAACTTTGTTGTCACAACTTCAGCATAAActtcagctttacagatgccaaGTATATTGTGCAGGTGGTAAACAATGAAAAGATGTTTCATAGTAACAGTCATGACAAGCACCAAAGGTTTATTTAGGTCTCTTATTTAGTATTGTGGGTGTCACAATTTTAGGAAACATCAACTTTAAGATCCAGAATTTGAAActcatacagtatgtgaataATGCAAACATGATCtgataataacaatattaaAATACCAAGAATGAAACCTTTGTTGACGTTTATGCAGGAGCATGAAGGCCCCCGCAGGACTCTTCTCTGCTTTGCTGCTGCTCCTTCTGATAGCAGCGGTGCTCTCTCAGAGACCTCGGCCAAGGAAGCCCACCAGGCGCCCGAGCACCCCCAGGCAGCCATccgtcgccgtcgccgtcgccgtccCCGAGCCCGAGCCGCAGGAGCCGACGGACTTCCCCCCGCTCATCCTCGGCCCGCCTTCCCCCTACCCCGACTGCCCCAAGGAGTGTTTATGCTCTCCGAACTATCCCAACTCTCTCAACTGCGAGAACCGGAACATCCGTGTGGTGCCCGTCATCCCGGCCAGAACCCACTATCTGTACCTTCAAAACAACTACATCTCAGAGGTGACGGCAGAACCCTTCGTCAATGCCACGGACGTCCGTTGGATCAACTTGGCAAACAATCGCATCCATCGAATAGACAAACAGGTAGGACGGCTTCCTCGCGCATGTTGCCAAATTCCTGGAACCTCGAGGCTGTTCTATTTATATCCTCTGCGTAGGTGTTCCAGAAGATACCTGCTCTGTTGTACCTCTATGTCCAACGCAACCAGCTCAAAGAAGTGCCCTCGGGGCTCCCGGCAAGTCTGGAGCAACTCCGGCTCAGTAAGAATCGTATTTCCAAAATACCCGTAGGCACCCTCAGTAAGATGGGGAACCTGACCCTACTTGACCTCTACCACAACCAGGTGAAATTCTCAATTTTGacgcacttgtgtgtgtgtgttctttgtGCACTTTGTGTCAATATGGCGTTGATGTCTTCCTTCCCAGCTGAGCGACAATGGCCTGAGTGGGAACACGTTCAAGGATTTGTCCAGCCTGATGCAGCTCAATTTGGCCCACAATGTGCTAAAAAAGATGCCCGCTGGAGTACCGAACAGCCTCATACAGTTGTTCCTCGACAAAAACCGCATTGAGGACATCCCAAAGCAAGTATACAGAGTCCACGCAATCACAGATAAGCTCAATGGACACAACTATTTATTTGtggaaaattaaataagaagcaaaatccacctgtttttgtcAATCtgaggtggcggccattttgccacttgctgtcgactgaaaatgacagttGCTTGGGGCtgcggtaacgaccaatcaaggctcacATTTTTCggaatttggtcatgtgacattcacaagctgagcaatgattggtcgttaactgaTCCCTCAGCCACTGTGATGTATTTTTCAATTGTCGGCAAgtagtaaaatggccgccacctgagatggataaaaacaggtggatttttgctaaaagaacatttttcacTTGACTTCCCCAATttagtagggggggggggggggtgcttgtgAGATAAACAGGTGAGGTAGTCATGCATACCTTTCCATTTTTagcatgtttttattcattccaatccaaaacagatttttctggaatagctttatttatttattttttaactacaggggaaaaaaatactgtctCATTCCATTTGCTGGTCATATTACatggtcacttgttgctaggtagACTTCACAGGGCTCAGAACTTTCGCACAAATGAGTCAGAACCCAGTTTCATTGATAAATCAGGCAGGGACATAGAAGTGTATGAGTTTTACATATTACGTCTGCAATTTTGGATGGAGGTTCAGGTAGATGGAGAGAGTAGGCTACTAAAGCAATGACAGTAATATAGAATTGTATTATATTGAGATGTGTttctaattttttgggggggtcttcAGCGACATGACCAAAAAgcaatttaaacatttatttccagTTTTATCAGGTGGTGCAACTGCACCTAAAGTTGAGGCCACAAGTGTctttaaatgcaacattttgaGAAGTTTATTCTCCTATTTAGAGACTACTTCCAAGACTTCTCTCATCTGGCCTTTGTGAGGCTCAACTACAACCACCTGAGTGACAAAGGCGTCCCCAAGGCCGTGTTCAACATCTCCTCCTTGCTGGACCTGCAGCTCGCTCACAACCAGCTGGCCTCCATTCCTCTCTTCAGTACTCACCTGGAGCATCTGCACCTCAATCACAACACCATCGAGAGTAAGTcaaagggtgtgcacacttgtgtaaCCACATTGTCtcagtaatttatttttatttcctcgctctaaaatacaaaacaaacatcaatTAAGTTGTAGAGGCTATAGGTCACATAAGGAGgaaaaagtttcttttttttctcttcttcttcttttttaaaatcgtaaACACCAAGTATTTGATTAGGGGGGTATACTTTGTATATTAACTATTTACAGTGTGGGTGAAAAGAACATGGGCATTAAAATTTGGTTATAAAATCAAtatacctacaaaaaaaaaactaattgatgCATGTTCTTTATTACATGGGGAAATGAAAGTTGTGTCAACCAAATTCCTCAAACGACCAGGGCTAAAATAAGCAACCTTCTGAAGGACATCGTCTGGAATTTCGAACAAGACCATTACAAATCCCCAATTACAATTGCCTGTTTGAAAAAATGGCTTTAGATTAACTTCAGTAAAAGCCATTTCTAATGCCTATAGTAAAATTTGATTATCATGGACAAACTAATTAATTTCAGTAGTTCACTTCAAAAGTAAAATTCATTCACTACatagaataaaatatttcaagattatttttttatatgcataTACGTTTAATAAATGTAGCTTacagctaacaaaaaaaatgcaaaattcagTATTTCAAGAACTGTGAAtattacattagaaaaaaaatgacagtataatataaaaaaattgccacaaatTGGCGTTCTGAATAGCATTTCTTAATATCTTTAACAAGGGTTTGCAATGCTGTATAAAATGACTCCGTTTTTAAATTGACCAGCTAAAAATAATGTATCTGTACGGTTGCCTACAAAACTCTACAAGTGGTAATTtttgagaaagaaaatgtgttgatgaataaatgcaatataaaagaaatgtgtgatttatttttatttttataattatttctttttcGCTTCTTTTGAATGGATTTTCGTCCCAAATGATCCCAAAATAttctttgttatttctatttttatttgatctatTTTTACCAAATTTGAACCTTGTGTAATATATTTTACTTACTGTAATTACACAGTATGATAGTATGAAGCTAAAGTATATTATTACGCTTGCTCTTTCATTTGAACCTTCACAGACCAAACTGTTTAGACTTCATCTGTGTAAACTAAAGCAACTGAGGTTAGCTACATTAAACAACCTGTTGCAGCTATGACGTTATTATAATGAACATTTAGCAATGTCAATAAATCACCTGCGCCACACCTAATTTCTCTTTGTatgtttattattcttattactTAAGATCTGATTTCTACTATGATGAAATCTGAGACGGATTTGTTTTGTAAATCAATGCTTGCAGATATCAATGGCACCTTGATCTGCCCACGCAGCCTGCAGGCCGACATGAGCGACCCCAACCAGATTCCACGGCTAAGGTGAGTCAAGTGACGTAGGCGGCCCAaaacagaaatgaaaaaaagaagacttagAATGCGGTGTCAGAAAGCAAAACGTGTCGGCTCGACATGTTAAGTCACGTTGGTGTTGCTTCAGGTACCTGCGCCTGGATGGAAATCAGCTCAACCCCCCCATCCCGTTGGATGTCATCATGTGTTTCAGACACCTTCACTCTATTGTTATCTAGGGAAACTTTGCCTTGAAGCAAGGAGGCGTGCGCTCACACTCCCACGCCCTCACCGCAAATGCTCAGTGTTTCCCCGGCCGGTCCACACGTGCACTCTACGAAACTGACTCATGGTGAAACGACTCTGAAGCTTCCGAAATTTCGCTGATTTCACAGGTAGCGCAATTACGGCAACGTGAGGAGTTGCTAAATGATGTTATGATACACTCGACTGTTTATAGGATTGTATCAATGCATGTTggattttgttgacaaaaagccTGAAAATACAGGTGCATTGACGGACACGCTTCACATATGTAGTTAGTATGTTCATAAATAGAccaagaggtaaaaaaaaaaaaaaaaaacgttaactaCCGTGTAGTTGGAAGTGTCCCAAATGTGCATGCAATTTTCACGTTAGTCCaagtaaaatgtcatttttttcttttcttgtataAAGCTTTgtacaaataataattaagtgAATAAACAGTGTCTTGTATCGTCTCTactgttgttttgctttgttttgtgttttttatagcTTTCACAAGTgtttgaagggaaaataaatcAGGTAGTCATTTGTGGTTATAACGACCGACAAGAAGGCACAAGCACAATTTACGCCAACAAGCTTTCACTTGTTTTCTATGCGGCAGTAAAAGTGTTTGCAAAACTGGTATGACAAGACATATAGTGCAGCGTGGGAAATGATGACAACACTTGCggcacaacaaaaacagacacaattacggctaaaaacaacaagaatacgggtgagcaaaaaaaaaaaggcatttgttGGGTGCAACGTGTTAAGAAAGTCGCAGTATTGAATTTAAATTCTCCTTAATTCCTGAAAGAGTGAAGATTCAATTGTATTGGAAACACATTTATTCTAGTCTTACTTTCAAGTGTTTTATGGAACATTGGCAGCTCTTTCTgcctgaaaaaaacatcttaataAAAAGCAGTCCCTTGTTTGGTGTTGTCGATTGATTcatgaaaattaaaacattaaatgtgaCCCAATTATCTGCTTTAAGCTTCATATGGCTTAGGACTGGCTTTGCACACATTAATAATGGAAGGAAAGCTGCCTTGTTTTAAAATCAAGGATGTTTTGGCTGTTTCAGTATCCTGGCTGAAAATAAAGTGTGAAATTCTGTTCAAATGTGTACGCTGTAGAAGCTTAACAATAACCGATAACAATGCCC harbors:
- the prelp gene encoding prolargin, which produces MKAPAGLFSALLLLLLIAAVLSQRPRPRKPTRRPSTPRQPSVAVAVAVPEPEPQEPTDFPPLILGPPSPYPDCPKECLCSPNYPNSLNCENRNIRVVPVIPARTHYLYLQNNYISEVTAEPFVNATDVRWINLANNRIHRIDKQVFQKIPALLYLYVQRNQLKEVPSGLPASLEQLRLSKNRISKIPVGTLSKMGNLTLLDLYHNQLSDNGLSGNTFKDLSSLMQLNLAHNVLKKMPAGVPNSLIQLFLDKNRIEDIPKDYFQDFSHLAFVRLNYNHLSDKGVPKAVFNISSLLDLQLAHNQLASIPLFSTHLEHLHLNHNTIENINGTLICPRSLQADMSDPNQIPRLRYLRLDGNQLNPPIPLDVIMCFRHLHSIVI